The Myxococcales bacterium genome window below encodes:
- a CDS encoding PAS domain S-box protein, whose amino-acid sequence MRAWLENFFQHSLDGVLLTRTDGTIVRANPAACRALERSEADLCQIGLAGLVESGARLEDVMAQRAADVPLAVDLTFCLPSGERLPAEITLGRLPASQDPAVDYVMLRDLRAHRRAEAVLRAAQRTLLLLTRCNEEVLRASSEDALFGAVCRVMVEVGGYRMCWVGIAEHDVARTVRPVARAGDDDGYLDVVGVEWSDGPLGNGPVGQAIRSGQAVVGHDFAHDEALRPWAADAVARGYRSATSLPIVHEGERLGAITMYSGQLDSFDAAEVALLGDLARNVAYGVTVLRQRAARVAAEDAREELIVALAAEKERLAVAVEEARARAAELEAVLDAVPAGVFIVRDREARHVHANRFGAQLLGQPHGASVAVGAPAGERPTNLKIMRGGIEVAPVDLPGRIAAAQGVTVSDYEFEVVYSDGSVRHLLGGASPLRDANGDIIGSAGAYVDVTARREAEAAHRRSEALLKAITDAVPDPIFLKDTAGRWMFANPAALEVLGKTLEEVIGKTDLEITADQTAAAPIEDVDRRVMRSGVVEVLDEVVPTPSGDRRFRSTKAPFRDPAGAIAGVVGCAFDMTELKAAEASRERLITAIEQAAESVVVTDPDGNIEYANPAFEEITGYSRAEALGKNPRFLKSGQHDEAFYRALWATLTSGQTWRGRLVNRHKSGRLYTEEASISPVRDPHGQVTSYVAVKRDITRDLDLESQLRQAQKMEGIGRLAGGIAHDFNNLLSVILSYATFASEALVEGDPVRDDVREINRAAERAATLTRQILAFSRKQVLQPVALDLNHVLGEMEKMLRRVIGEDIALLLVTDPDLGRVTVDPSQIDQVVMNLAINARDAMPRGGTLTISTANVEHDADYLARHPTGVAGPHVRLTMTDSGAGMDETTVARIFEPFFTTKGVGSGTGLGLSTVYGIVKQSDGSISVTSAPGRGTTFEIDLPRRAGASTRLASPPPVASASPATETVLVVDDNDGVRSLTQRILAGAGYTVLVAANGGEALLHSERHAGPIDLVVTDVVMPLLGGPELVTRLSQDRPGVRALYMSGYADDAVGNHGLIDADAALLAKPFTPKDLVRKVRDALDAPRRHPHGERPDSEVPQEFSDGGERGPTTMR is encoded by the coding sequence CTGATCTCTGCCAGATCGGCCTCGCCGGGCTCGTCGAGTCGGGCGCGCGGCTGGAGGACGTCATGGCGCAGCGGGCCGCTGATGTGCCGCTCGCCGTCGACCTGACCTTCTGCCTGCCGAGCGGCGAGCGCTTGCCCGCCGAGATCACCCTGGGGCGCCTGCCCGCGAGCCAGGACCCCGCGGTCGACTACGTCATGCTCCGTGACCTGCGCGCGCACCGTCGCGCGGAGGCCGTCCTGCGCGCGGCGCAACGCACCCTCCTGCTGCTGACGAGGTGCAACGAGGAGGTCCTCCGCGCGTCGTCGGAGGACGCGCTCTTTGGCGCGGTCTGCCGGGTGATGGTCGAGGTGGGTGGCTACCGGATGTGCTGGGTGGGGATCGCCGAGCACGACGTGGCGCGCACGGTGCGGCCGGTCGCGCGCGCCGGCGACGATGACGGCTACCTCGACGTCGTGGGCGTCGAGTGGTCCGACGGTCCCCTCGGCAACGGCCCCGTCGGCCAGGCGATCCGCAGCGGGCAGGCGGTCGTCGGCCACGACTTCGCGCACGACGAGGCCCTGCGCCCGTGGGCGGCGGACGCGGTCGCCCGGGGGTATCGCTCGGCCACCTCGCTCCCCATCGTCCACGAGGGCGAGCGCCTCGGCGCGATCACCATGTACTCGGGCCAGCTCGATTCCTTCGACGCGGCCGAGGTGGCGCTGCTCGGCGACCTGGCGCGCAACGTCGCCTACGGCGTGACCGTGCTCCGTCAGCGCGCCGCCCGCGTCGCGGCCGAAGACGCACGCGAGGAGCTGATCGTGGCGTTGGCGGCCGAGAAGGAGCGCCTGGCGGTGGCCGTCGAGGAGGCGCGCGCCCGGGCGGCCGAGCTGGAGGCGGTCCTCGACGCGGTGCCGGCCGGCGTCTTCATCGTCCGGGACCGCGAGGCGCGGCACGTCCACGCGAACCGCTTTGGCGCGCAGCTCCTCGGCCAGCCCCACGGTGCCAGCGTGGCCGTGGGCGCACCAGCCGGCGAGCGCCCGACGAACCTCAAGATCATGCGAGGTGGCATCGAGGTGGCGCCCGTGGACCTGCCCGGACGGATCGCCGCCGCGCAAGGCGTGACGGTGTCGGACTACGAGTTCGAGGTCGTCTACAGCGATGGCTCCGTCCGCCACCTGCTCGGCGGCGCCTCGCCGCTGCGCGACGCGAACGGCGACATCATCGGCTCCGCGGGCGCGTACGTGGACGTCACCGCCCGGCGGGAAGCGGAGGCGGCGCACCGCCGCAGCGAGGCGCTCCTCAAGGCGATCACGGACGCCGTGCCCGATCCGATCTTCCTCAAGGACACCGCGGGCCGCTGGATGTTCGCCAACCCGGCCGCGCTCGAGGTGCTGGGCAAGACCCTCGAGGAGGTGATCGGCAAGACCGACCTGGAGATCACCGCCGACCAGACCGCGGCCGCCCCGATCGAGGACGTCGACCGTCGGGTGATGAGATCGGGCGTGGTCGAGGTGCTCGACGAGGTCGTGCCGACGCCCAGCGGCGACCGGCGGTTCCGCTCCACCAAGGCGCCCTTCCGCGATCCCGCGGGCGCGATCGCGGGCGTCGTCGGCTGCGCGTTCGACATGACCGAGCTCAAGGCCGCCGAGGCGAGCCGCGAGCGGCTCATCACCGCGATCGAGCAGGCCGCCGAGAGCGTCGTCGTCACCGACCCGGACGGCAACATCGAGTACGCCAACCCGGCCTTCGAGGAGATCACGGGCTACAGCCGCGCCGAGGCGCTGGGCAAGAACCCGCGGTTCCTCAAGAGCGGCCAGCACGACGAGGCCTTCTACCGCGCGCTGTGGGCCACGCTCACCAGCGGGCAGACCTGGCGCGGCCGCCTCGTCAACAGGCACAAGAGCGGCCGGCTCTATACCGAGGAGGCCTCGATCTCACCGGTGCGCGACCCGCACGGGCAGGTCACCAGCTACGTCGCCGTCAAGCGCGACATCACCCGCGACCTCGACCTCGAGAGCCAGCTGCGCCAGGCGCAGAAGATGGAGGGCATCGGGCGCCTCGCGGGCGGCATCGCCCACGACTTCAACAACCTGCTGTCGGTGATCCTCAGCTACGCGACCTTCGCCAGCGAGGCGCTCGTCGAGGGCGACCCGGTGCGCGACGACGTGCGCGAGATCAACCGCGCCGCGGAGCGCGCCGCGACGCTGACCCGCCAGATCCTCGCGTTCAGCCGCAAGCAGGTGCTGCAGCCGGTGGCGCTCGACCTCAACCACGTCCTCGGCGAGATGGAGAAGATGCTGCGGCGGGTGATCGGCGAGGACATCGCGCTGTTGCTGGTCACCGATCCGGACCTCGGCAGGGTCACCGTCGATCCGAGCCAGATCGACCAGGTCGTGATGAACCTCGCCATCAACGCGCGCGACGCGATGCCGCGCGGGGGCACGCTCACGATCTCGACCGCCAACGTCGAGCACGACGCGGACTACCTCGCGCGTCACCCGACCGGCGTGGCGGGCCCCCACGTCCGGCTGACGATGACCGACTCAGGGGCCGGCATGGACGAGACCACCGTCGCGCGCATCTTCGAGCCGTTCTTCACGACCAAGGGGGTCGGGAGCGGGACGGGCCTTGGGCTGTCCACCGTCTACGGCATCGTCAAGCAGAGCGATGGGTCGATCTCGGTCACGAGCGCGCCGGGGCGAGGCACCACCTTCGAGATCGACCTCCCGCGCCGGGCGGGCGCGTCGACGCGCCTGGCGAGTCCACCGCCGGTCGCGAGCGCCTCGCCCGCCACGGAGACCGTGCTCGTCGTCGACGACAACGACGGGGTGCGCTCGCTGACCCAGCGGATCCTCGCCGGCGCCGGATACACCGTGCTGGTCGCGGCCAACGGCGGCGAGGCGCTCTTGCACAGCGAGCGGCACGCGGGCCCCATCGACCTCGTCGTGACCGACGTCGTGATGCCGCTCCTCGGCGGCCCCGAGCTGGTCACGCGGCTGTCCCAGGACCGCCCTGGCGTCCGGGCCCTCTACATGTCCGGCTACGCGGATGACGCCGTCGGCAACCACGGCCTGATCGACGCGGACGCGGCGTTGCTGGCGAAGCCGTTCACGCCCAAGGACCTGGTGCGCAAGGTGCGGGACGCGCTCGACGCGCCCCGGCGACACCCTCACGGCGAGCGTCCCGACTCGGAGGTGCCACAGGAGTTCTCCGACGGGGGGGAGCGGGGGCCGACGACGATGCGGTAG